In Natronogracilivirga saccharolytica, the following are encoded in one genomic region:
- a CDS encoding dihydrofolate reductase, protein MKISLIAAHDPGLVIGKDGSLPWYIPEDLAHFKRRTKGHPVVMGRGVFEELKERPLPGRRNIVMSRTRSYENVETYRNRKEVLEALKEVPLVYIIGGEQVYRDFYPVCDRLEITEIHEKYDGDTFFPEYRDEIGIIWKEVRRVDHENISFVDYEKVNSKNHSSAKAGI, encoded by the coding sequence ATGAAAATATCGCTTATAGCAGCTCATGACCCCGGCCTGGTTATTGGCAAAGACGGAAGCTTGCCGTGGTATATCCCGGAAGATCTGGCACATTTTAAAAGGCGGACCAAGGGTCATCCGGTTGTAATGGGACGTGGTGTATTTGAAGAACTGAAAGAGCGTCCGCTTCCAGGCCGGCGCAATATTGTCATGTCGCGTACCCGGAGCTACGAGAACGTTGAAACGTACAGAAACAGGAAGGAGGTTCTCGAAGCTCTGAAGGAAGTCCCGCTGGTATATATAATTGGCGGCGAACAGGTTTATCGTGATTTTTATCCGGTCTGTGACAGGCTGGAAATCACTGAAATCCACGAAAAATATGACGGCGATACCTTTTTTCCTGAATACCGCGATGAGATTGGCATTATCTGGAAAGAAGTCCGGCGTGTTGATCATGAAAATATATCCTTTGTTGATTATGAAAAGGTCAATTCGAAAAACCATAGTTCAGCAAAAGCCGGTATTTAA
- the thyA gene encoding thymidylate synthase — MKVYQDLVERVLDNGVRKQNRTGTDTISSFSEFYKIDLNDGFPLLTTKKVPFRSVILELLWYLRGEDHIRWLRDEKDCHIWDAWADEDGHVGPIYPVMWRKFPYFEETEIDLEGNAGKVKKRVYEKKEFDQIRHAVDTIKNNPESRRIVINAWHPGLIDQMALPPCHVMFIFNVSNGRLNCHLTQRSGDIALGIPFNMACYAALTMTIAKLTGLEPGFFAHTIVDAHIYVNHIDGLKEQLKREPRAMPELQISGEDIDELDLEHFRLLNYDPHPRIPFEVAV; from the coding sequence ATGAAGGTTTATCAGGATCTTGTCGAAAGGGTACTTGACAACGGTGTCAGAAAGCAAAACCGTACGGGAACAGATACGATATCTTCCTTTTCCGAATTCTACAAAATTGACCTGAATGACGGATTTCCCTTGCTGACCACAAAAAAGGTTCCATTCCGGTCTGTCATCCTCGAGTTGCTGTGGTATCTGCGGGGCGAAGATCACATACGTTGGCTCCGTGATGAAAAAGATTGTCATATTTGGGATGCCTGGGCTGATGAAGACGGTCATGTAGGGCCCATATATCCGGTGATGTGGAGGAAATTTCCTTATTTTGAAGAGACGGAGATAGATCTCGAGGGAAATGCCGGAAAGGTTAAAAAAAGGGTTTACGAAAAAAAAGAGTTTGATCAGATCAGGCATGCCGTTGATACCATTAAAAACAATCCTGAAAGCAGGCGGATTGTCATTAATGCATGGCATCCCGGCCTGATAGACCAGATGGCTTTGCCTCCCTGCCATGTCATGTTCATATTCAACGTTTCCAACGGGCGTCTGAACTGCCATCTGACCCAGCGGTCAGGGGACATTGCGCTGGGTATTCCGTTCAATATGGCTTGCTATGCAGCACTGACTATGACCATCGCCAAGCTCACCGGTCTGGAACCCGGATTCTTTGCCCATACCATAGTTGATGCACACATCTATGTCAATCACATAGATGGATTAAAAGAGCAGCTGAAAAGAGAACCCCGGGCGATGCCGGAACTGCAGATTTCAGGAGAGGATATTGATGAACTGGATCTTGAACATTTCAGGCTGCTTAACTACGACCCTCATCCAAGAATTCCTTTTGAAGTAGCGGTCTGA
- a CDS encoding branched-chain amino acid aminotransferase has protein sequence MSTNEIQVKRISNSRLSEIDFDNLTFGEQFSDHQFELRYSDGKWQNPEIIPYGQIPLYPAVATLHYGQAVFEGMKAFCYRDDEVNIFRIDDHYDRFRRSCERVCIPEVPKEYFVGGMKELVRTDKEWVPKAKFKSLYIRPIVFAADQTLGLRASKTYRFYIICSPVGNYYSEGINPIRLTTMPQYVRAVQGGVGDVKVPGNYAASLKPTTEAQQKGFTQVLWLDAKEHRYVEEVGSMNIFFQIGNTLVTPPINGSILPGITRMSVLELAKSHGMKVEERPVSIDELISLHQQGELREIFGAGTAAVISPVGMIQHNEHQITVSSNEMGPVARWFYDRITGIQHGDIADEKAWCTIV, from the coding sequence ATGTCAACCAATGAAATCCAGGTTAAACGGATATCAAACTCTCGCTTATCAGAAATTGACTTTGACAACCTGACTTTCGGGGAGCAGTTCTCTGATCATCAATTTGAACTACGCTACAGTGACGGAAAGTGGCAGAACCCGGAAATTATTCCTTACGGACAGATACCGCTGTATCCGGCTGTCGCCACGCTTCATTACGGTCAGGCTGTATTTGAGGGCATGAAGGCTTTTTGCTATCGTGATGACGAGGTAAATATTTTCCGGATAGATGACCATTATGACCGGTTTAGGCGCTCTTGTGAAAGAGTCTGCATCCCGGAAGTGCCCAAAGAGTACTTTGTCGGGGGTATGAAGGAACTTGTGCGGACGGACAAGGAATGGGTTCCAAAAGCAAAGTTCAAATCCCTTTATATCCGGCCTATTGTTTTTGCAGCAGATCAGACACTTGGGTTGCGGGCTTCCAAAACATACCGTTTTTATATCATCTGCAGTCCGGTAGGCAACTATTATTCGGAAGGAATCAACCCCATCCGGCTTACAACTATGCCCCAGTATGTCCGGGCGGTTCAGGGCGGGGTTGGCGATGTAAAAGTTCCCGGTAATTATGCGGCGAGTCTGAAGCCAACGACAGAAGCTCAGCAGAAAGGCTTCACGCAGGTACTGTGGCTTGATGCAAAAGAGCACAGATATGTTGAAGAAGTGGGAAGTATGAACATATTTTTCCAGATTGGTAACACCCTGGTTACACCACCGATCAATGGCAGCATTCTGCCGGGCATTACCCGGATGTCGGTGCTTGAGCTTGCAAAATCACATGGAATGAAGGTTGAAGAGCGTCCTGTTTCCATAGATGAGCTGATTTCACTGCATCAACAGGGTGAGCTCAGGGAAATATTCGGCGCGGGTACTGCCGCTGTCATATCTCCCGTTGGCATGATACAGCATAATGAACATCAGATTACAGTATCTTCAAATGAGATGGGTCCTGTTGCCCGCTGGTTTTATGACAGAATTACGGGTATTCAGCACGGTGATATTGCTGATGAGAAGGCCTGGTGTACCATAGTGTGA
- the rnc gene encoding ribonuclease III, translating into MIARIRALYERSRLGYEERQKIRSLEKLTGLPVRRASLYQKALRHRSYVAEKNLSATESYEQLEFLGDAVLDLIVSEIILNRYPAASEGMMTQLRSRLVKGEMLARIARKIGLGNYVELGDRVKNQGVENSESVLADCFEALVGAIYLDHGYLHCRKFATDLYGKYVTYEELVSSSDNFKSLLLETVQARKLPAPVYNIVKESGPGHDKVFDVEVVVSDKVLGTGTGKNKKKAEQAAAEKALRDINKI; encoded by the coding sequence GTGATTGCTAGAATCCGGGCTCTGTATGAACGCAGCAGACTCGGTTATGAAGAACGGCAAAAGATAAGAAGCCTGGAAAAACTGACCGGTTTACCGGTCAGGCGGGCAAGTCTTTATCAAAAAGCATTGCGGCACCGTTCTTATGTGGCAGAAAAGAATCTCTCTGCTACCGAATCTTATGAGCAGCTTGAGTTTCTTGGTGACGCAGTACTGGATCTGATTGTATCCGAGATCATATTAAACAGATACCCTGCAGCCAGTGAGGGGATGATGACACAACTCAGGTCCCGGCTTGTCAAAGGGGAAATGCTTGCCCGGATCGCCAGAAAAATTGGGCTCGGCAACTATGTCGAACTGGGGGACAGGGTGAAAAATCAGGGTGTTGAAAACTCTGAAAGTGTTCTTGCCGATTGCTTTGAAGCTCTGGTCGGTGCCATCTATCTGGATCACGGTTATCTTCATTGCAGAAAATTTGCGACGGATCTTTATGGCAAATATGTCACTTATGAAGAACTGGTTTCTTCAAGTGACAATTTTAAAAGTTTGCTCCTGGAGACAGTTCAGGCCCGAAAACTGCCTGCACCAGTTTACAATATAGTAAAAGAGTCGGGCCCCGGACACGATAAAGTCTTTGATGTTGAAGTTGTTGTAAGCGACAAGGTTCTCGGTACCGGCACCGGAAAAAACAAAAAAAAGGCCGAACAGGCTGCCGCTGAGAAAGCTTTGCGTGACATAAATAAAATATAG
- the fabF gene encoding beta-ketoacyl-ACP synthase II produces MSKRRVVVTGIGALTPVGKGAPDFWNGLVSGKSGTRPIDSFDISKFPTKFAAQIEDFDVSEYMNVKEARRMDRFCQYAMITADEAVTDSGLNLDEIDKNRVAVLIGSGIGGMQVFYDQAVQFYEKGQRAVSPFFIPMLIPDIAAGQVSIKYGFRGANLCAVSACATGSHNIGLAFDAIAHGQADYAVCGGAEAPVFGMGLAGFNSVRALSTRNDSPETASRPFDKTRDGFVLGEGAGMMMLETYESAVKRGARIYGEIVGYGFSADAHHITAPDPEGKGVVLALNSALDAAGITPTDIDHINMHGTSTPLGDIAETNSIKKVFGDHAYKINLNSTKSMTGHMLGAAGAAESIATVLAIYHGLIPPTINYEHPDPECDLDYTTNEAVARDITYGMNNAFGFGGHNTTLVFKKFKE; encoded by the coding sequence ATGTCAAAACGTAGAGTAGTAGTTACAGGTATAGGGGCCCTTACACCAGTCGGAAAAGGTGCCCCCGATTTCTGGAATGGGCTGGTCAGCGGCAAAAGCGGCACCAGGCCCATTGACAGTTTCGATATCTCAAAATTTCCGACAAAATTCGCAGCTCAGATTGAGGACTTTGACGTCTCAGAATACATGAATGTCAAAGAGGCACGACGGATGGACCGGTTTTGTCAGTACGCGATGATTACGGCTGATGAAGCGGTCACCGATTCCGGTCTGAATCTGGATGAAATAGACAAAAACCGGGTTGCGGTACTCATCGGAAGCGGCATTGGCGGCATGCAGGTCTTCTATGACCAGGCTGTCCAGTTTTACGAAAAAGGACAGCGGGCAGTGTCACCCTTCTTCATACCCATGCTGATCCCCGACATTGCGGCAGGACAGGTATCAATCAAGTACGGGTTCAGAGGTGCAAATTTATGCGCTGTATCGGCTTGCGCAACGGGTTCTCACAATATTGGCCTGGCTTTTGATGCTATAGCGCACGGGCAGGCAGATTATGCGGTATGCGGTGGGGCTGAAGCACCTGTTTTCGGAATGGGTCTGGCCGGTTTCAACTCGGTAAGGGCACTTTCCACAAGAAATGACAGCCCGGAAACAGCTTCCAGACCTTTTGACAAGACCCGTGACGGTTTCGTTCTGGGGGAAGGCGCCGGCATGATGATGCTTGAGACATATGAATCTGCGGTCAAACGCGGTGCCAGGATTTATGGCGAAATTGTCGGTTATGGCTTCTCTGCTGATGCACATCATATAACGGCACCTGATCCCGAAGGAAAAGGGGTAGTTCTGGCTTTGAACAGTGCACTTGATGCCGCCGGCATTACGCCGACCGACATTGATCATATAAACATGCACGGAACCTCCACACCTCTTGGTGATATCGCTGAAACGAACTCCATCAAAAAGGTTTTCGGAGACCACGCATACAAGATCAACCTCAATTCCACGAAATCAATGACAGGACATATGCTTGGTGCTGCAGGTGCAGCGGAATCAATTGCTACAGTACTGGCCATTTATCATGGATTGATTCCTCCTACGATCAATTATGAACATCCTGATCCGGAATGTGATCTTGACTATACCACCAATGAGGCCGTAGCCAGAGATATCACCTATGGAATGAACAATGCCTTTGGATTCGGAGGGCATAATACCACCCTTGTGTTTAAAAAGTTCAAAGAATAG
- a CDS encoding acyl carrier protein, producing the protein MSKDIDAKVKSIIVDKLGVDESEVGNEANFTNDLGADSLDTVELIMEFEKEFDISIPDEDAENIATVGDAITYLKGKIS; encoded by the coding sequence ATGTCGAAAGATATAGATGCAAAAGTAAAATCCATTATTGTTGACAAACTCGGTGTAGATGAGTCAGAAGTTGGAAACGAAGCCAACTTCACCAACGATCTTGGTGCCGATTCACTGGACACGGTGGAACTTATCATGGAGTTCGAAAAAGAGTTTGATATCAGCATACCCGATGAAGATGCCGAAAACATCGCAACCGTCGGAGATGCCATTACCTACCTGAAAGGCAAAATCTCCTGA